A single window of Streptomyces globosus DNA harbors:
- a CDS encoding ScbR family autoregulator-binding transcription factor, with protein sequence MAEQVRAIRTRKTILSAAAKIFEERGYQAATISEILTTAGVTKGALYFHFQSKEDLAQGVLAEQDQQLSVPPRASKMQEIVDVVMLHAHRLQTDPMVRAGVRLSMDQLAQGLDRSGPFLRWGEVGLELLQRAQAQGELLPHVVPSETADVIVGSFAGIQSMSQAICEYQDLVGRVSALMRHVLPSVVIPSVLAALDLSEHRGAAVYAEAMENLAAAREAAPAGAA encoded by the coding sequence GTGGCTGAGCAGGTCCGTGCCATCCGCACACGCAAGACGATCCTCTCCGCAGCGGCCAAGATCTTCGAAGAGCGCGGCTACCAGGCGGCGACGATCTCCGAGATCCTCACCACCGCAGGGGTGACGAAGGGGGCACTGTACTTCCACTTCCAGTCGAAGGAAGACCTCGCGCAGGGAGTCCTCGCCGAACAGGACCAGCAGCTCTCCGTCCCGCCGCGGGCATCCAAGATGCAGGAGATCGTGGATGTGGTGATGCTGCACGCGCACCGCCTCCAGACCGACCCGATGGTGCGCGCCGGGGTCCGCCTGTCGATGGACCAGCTGGCCCAGGGCCTGGACCGCAGCGGCCCGTTCCTGCGGTGGGGCGAGGTCGGCCTGGAGCTGCTCCAGCGGGCGCAGGCGCAAGGCGAGCTGCTGCCGCACGTCGTGCCCTCCGAGACCGCCGACGTCATCGTCGGGTCCTTCGCGGGCATCCAGTCGATGTCGCAGGCAATCTGCGAGTACCAGGACCTGGTGGGCCGGGTGTCGGCGCTGATGCGCCACGTCCTGCCGAGCGTGGTCATCCCCTCCGTGCTGGCCGCGCTGGACCTGTCCGAGCACCGGGGCGCCGCCGTGTACGCGGAGGCCATGGAGAACCTCGCCGCCGCCCGTGAGGCCGCGCCCGCCGGCGCCGCCTGA
- a CDS encoding NAD(P)H-binding protein, whose protein sequence is MILVTGGSGTIGREVLRLLPSDVCVRVMARVPERVVGAPAAAEVVHGDFGDPRSVAAALEGADAVFLVTSRVEEDDGRFLQAARSAGVGHIVKLSAAAVEDPLADDAVTRWQRRNEELLRTCGTAWTLLRPRSFMSNALSWAGSVREQGVVRALHGCSPNSCVDPRDVAEVAVRALTGLIPPGGAHTLTGPEALTAAGQTAMLAGLLGRPLRFEELGAEQARAVLAARYPAEVVEALLKSAERQRAGAKAAVGAAVPCLLGRPAGSFRRWAADHLAAFAGG, encoded by the coding sequence ATGATCCTTGTGACCGGCGGCAGCGGCACGATCGGCCGCGAAGTGCTCCGCCTCCTCCCCTCCGACGTGTGCGTTCGCGTGATGGCCCGGGTGCCGGAACGCGTCGTGGGAGCGCCCGCGGCCGCCGAGGTCGTCCACGGCGACTTCGGCGATCCGCGCTCCGTGGCGGCCGCCTTGGAGGGCGCGGACGCGGTCTTCCTCGTCACCAGCCGTGTGGAGGAGGACGACGGCCGGTTCCTGCAGGCCGCGCGGTCCGCCGGGGTGGGGCACATCGTCAAGCTCTCCGCCGCCGCGGTCGAGGACCCCCTCGCCGACGACGCCGTCACCCGCTGGCAGCGGCGCAACGAGGAACTGCTGCGCACCTGCGGGACGGCTTGGACCCTGCTGCGCCCCCGCTCCTTCATGTCGAACGCGCTCTCCTGGGCCGGGTCCGTCCGCGAGCAGGGGGTGGTGCGGGCCCTCCACGGCTGCTCGCCCAACTCCTGCGTCGACCCCCGGGACGTCGCCGAGGTGGCCGTACGGGCGCTCACCGGGCTGATACCGCCGGGCGGGGCGCACACGCTGACCGGTCCCGAAGCGCTCACCGCCGCCGGGCAGACGGCCATGCTCGCCGGGCTGCTGGGGCGGCCGCTGCGGTTCGAGGAACTGGGTGCGGAGCAGGCGCGCGCCGTGCTCGCCGCCCGCTACCCCGCGGAGGTCGTCGAGGCGCTGCTGAAGAGCGCGGAGCGGCAGCGGGCCGGGGCGAAGGCCGCCGTGGGCGCTGCGGTTCCATGCCTGCTGGGGCGGCCTGCAGGCTCATTCCGCCGGTGGGCGGCCGACCACCTGGCGGCCTTCGCCGGCGGGTGA
- a CDS encoding ScbA/BarX family gamma-butyrolactone biosynthesis protein yields MSASTFQVERTTFDGDMRAAFAAFAARPGSSFSTPLTTTVPKELVHRSAVAEVVLTDWARVDDTHFVMAAQWPRGHSFFTPVAGGHHDPLIACETVRQIGILLGHAEFGVPFGHHFAIRDIHIDVEPRHLRVGLEPAALTIDVTCTEVNRRGTALSGLRFEAVLHRDGHVVATGGGSFSCMAPAVYRRIRSGHTLDGDWYRLPLISPAAPQSVGRMSPMDVVLSPTGEQDLWRLRVDTSHPVLFEHAVDHVPGMVLLEAARQATAAALGRSSYLPLGLASEFTKYAELDTPCMIEAVRAPHTGPDGEETVVVTARQAGEAVFSSTVRAGRHGS; encoded by the coding sequence ATGTCTGCGAGCACGTTCCAGGTTGAGCGCACCACGTTCGACGGAGACATGAGGGCGGCCTTCGCGGCTTTCGCCGCCCGGCCCGGCAGTTCCTTCTCCACACCGCTGACGACGACGGTCCCGAAGGAGCTGGTGCACCGCTCGGCCGTCGCCGAGGTGGTGCTCACCGACTGGGCCAGAGTGGACGACACGCACTTCGTGATGGCGGCCCAGTGGCCGCGCGGCCACAGCTTCTTCACCCCCGTCGCCGGCGGCCACCACGACCCGCTGATCGCCTGCGAGACCGTCCGCCAGATCGGGATCCTGCTGGGGCACGCCGAGTTCGGCGTGCCGTTCGGCCACCACTTCGCCATCCGGGACATCCACATCGACGTCGAGCCCCGGCACCTGCGGGTCGGCCTCGAACCCGCTGCACTGACGATCGACGTCACCTGCACCGAGGTCAACCGGCGCGGAACCGCTCTGTCAGGTCTGCGCTTCGAGGCGGTCCTGCACCGGGACGGCCACGTCGTCGCCACCGGCGGCGGCTCCTTCTCCTGCATGGCGCCCGCCGTCTACCGCCGGATCCGCAGCGGCCACACCCTCGACGGCGACTGGTACCGGCTGCCGCTGATCAGCCCGGCGGCCCCGCAGAGCGTGGGCCGCATGTCGCCCATGGACGTCGTGCTCTCCCCCACCGGCGAGCAGGACCTCTGGCGGCTGCGCGTGGACACGAGCCACCCCGTGCTGTTCGAGCACGCGGTGGACCACGTGCCGGGCATGGTCCTGCTGGAGGCCGCCCGCCAGGCCACGGCCGCCGCGCTCGGCCGCTCCTCCTACCTGCCCCTCGGCCTGGCCAGCGAGTTCACGAAGTACGCGGAGCTGGACACCCCCTGCATGATCGAGGCGGTGCGCGCCCCGCACACCGGCCCCGACGGCGAGGAGACCGTGGTGGTGACGGCCCGCCAGGCGGGCGAGGCCGTCTTCAGCTCCACGGTCAGGGCGGGCCGCCACGGGTCGTGA
- a CDS encoding ScbR family autoregulator-binding transcription factor, producing MTKQERAVRTRGTLIRSAAEVFGREGYSVASLAAISSLAGVSNGALHFHFASKAVLADAVEAAALARLAELVGGPLPAPGAGRVQHLVDVTHRLAGALRADPVLRAGFQLAGESSRPPRHDLRGHWRAWVEEAVRGAEAAGELRAGVAVRDAAAAVAAATTGLEVLGARDAEWLSAAAVAGLWRLLLPALVPEAAVKGIEVAGARPL from the coding sequence ATGACCAAGCAGGAGCGCGCCGTCCGCACGCGTGGAACGCTGATCCGGTCCGCAGCCGAGGTCTTCGGCAGAGAGGGGTACTCGGTCGCCTCGCTCGCCGCGATCAGCTCGCTGGCCGGGGTGAGCAACGGGGCCCTGCACTTCCACTTCGCGAGCAAGGCCGTCCTGGCCGACGCCGTCGAGGCCGCCGCCCTCGCGCGCCTTGCGGAGCTGGTCGGCGGGCCGCTCCCGGCGCCCGGCGCGGGCCGGGTGCAGCATCTCGTCGACGTGACCCACCGCCTTGCCGGTGCCCTGCGCGCCGACCCCGTGCTCCGGGCCGGCTTCCAGTTGGCCGGAGAGTCCTCCCGCCCGCCCCGGCACGACCTGCGCGGGCACTGGCGCGCCTGGGTCGAGGAGGCCGTACGGGGCGCGGAGGCGGCCGGGGAGCTCCGTGCCGGGGTGGCGGTGCGGGACGCGGCGGCCGCCGTGGCCGCGGCCACCACGGGCCTGGAGGTCCTCGGCGCCCGCGACGCGGAATGGCTCTCGGCCGCCGCGGTCGCCGGGCTCTGGCGGCTGCTGCTTCCGGCCCTCGTGCCGGAAGCGGCCGTCAAGGGGATCGAGGTCGCGGGAGCCCGCCCGCTGTAG
- a CDS encoding AfsR/SARP family transcriptional regulator, which produces MDIEVLGTLAVREQGVSITPTAPKPRQVLALLALHADQVVPVSALIEELWAGTPPRSARTTLQTYVLQLRALIAAALDEAAARSAGTGPDGHPAEGAAAAGRRTAKDVLVTLPGGYLLNSGGGTSDVREFDRLAGMGYRAMDADDFPGAARLLREALSLWSGPAFADVQGGVQLDMETRRLEETRLCALDQRIEADMRLGRHRELLAELTVLVSRYRTHENLHGQFMLALHRSGRRGEALDVYQRLRATLVRELGIEPSAALRRLQRSILMAAPENQLDSAAKAASERLVRVG; this is translated from the coding sequence GTGGACATCGAAGTACTGGGCACACTGGCGGTTCGGGAACAGGGCGTCTCCATTACGCCGACCGCCCCCAAGCCGCGACAGGTTCTGGCGCTGCTCGCGCTCCATGCCGACCAGGTCGTCCCGGTCTCGGCCCTCATCGAGGAGCTGTGGGCGGGCACCCCGCCGCGCAGCGCCCGCACCACCCTCCAGACATACGTCCTCCAGCTGCGGGCCCTCATCGCCGCAGCCCTCGACGAGGCCGCCGCCCGGTCCGCCGGGACCGGCCCGGACGGGCACCCCGCGGAGGGCGCGGCGGCCGCAGGCCGGCGCACCGCCAAGGACGTCCTCGTCACCCTGCCCGGCGGCTACCTGCTCAACAGCGGCGGCGGCACCAGCGACGTCCGCGAGTTCGACCGCCTCGCCGGCATGGGCTACCGCGCCATGGACGCGGACGACTTCCCCGGCGCGGCCCGGCTGCTCCGCGAGGCGCTGTCCCTGTGGTCCGGCCCGGCCTTCGCCGACGTCCAGGGCGGCGTCCAGCTCGACATGGAGACGCGGCGGCTGGAGGAGACCCGGCTCTGCGCCCTCGACCAGCGCATCGAGGCCGACATGCGCCTCGGCCGGCACCGCGAGCTGCTCGCCGAGCTCACCGTCCTCGTCAGCCGCTACCGCACCCACGAGAACCTGCACGGCCAGTTCATGCTGGCCCTGCACCGCTCCGGCCGCCGCGGCGAAGCCCTCGACGTCTACCAGCGGCTGCGCGCCACCCTCGTGCGGGAGCTGGGCATCGAACCCTCCGCGGCCCTGCGCAGACTGCAGCGCTCCATCCTGATGGCGGCCCCGGAGAACCAGCTCGACAGCGCCGCCAAGGCGGCCAGCGAGCGGCTCGTGCGCGTCGGCTGA
- a CDS encoding ScbR family autoregulator-binding transcription factor, translated as MQERSERTRRRLVRAGAEMFHRNGYAQSTLGDIARTAGVTKGALYFHFGSKDELAEAVQQRGAALLGETVHELRAAGASPLQALVTTTHWLARALHDDPAVPASFRITKECTGRPAGTADFHRAWLGAVRTLLRQARDAGELRPGLGWESAESLVAAAACGIEALAAAGMPNDELRSRVAAMWELLLPGLVPGTAAAAYALRPPGEEPAGPPAPVAAPRRPGTAEPLECRR; from the coding sequence GTGCAGGAGAGGTCGGAGCGCACCCGCCGGCGGCTCGTCCGGGCCGGCGCCGAGATGTTCCACCGCAACGGCTACGCGCAGTCCACGCTCGGCGACATCGCCCGCACCGCCGGCGTCACCAAGGGCGCCCTGTACTTCCACTTCGGCTCCAAGGACGAACTCGCCGAAGCCGTCCAGCAGCGCGGTGCAGCCCTCCTCGGCGAGACCGTGCACGAGCTGCGCGCCGCCGGGGCCTCCCCGCTGCAGGCGCTGGTCACCACCACGCACTGGCTGGCCCGCGCCCTGCACGACGACCCCGCCGTCCCGGCGAGCTTCCGCATCACCAAGGAGTGCACCGGCCGGCCCGCCGGGACCGCGGACTTCCACCGGGCATGGCTCGGCGCCGTCCGCACGCTGCTGCGGCAGGCCCGCGATGCGGGCGAACTGCGGCCGGGGCTCGGCTGGGAGAGCGCGGAGTCGCTCGTCGCCGCGGCCGCCTGCGGTATCGAGGCCCTCGCCGCCGCCGGCATGCCGAACGACGAACTGCGCAGCAGGGTCGCCGCCATGTGGGAGCTGCTGCTGCCCGGCCTCGTCCCCGGCACTGCCGCCGCCGCGTACGCCCTCCGCCCGCCCGGGGAGGAGCCGGCCGGGCCGCCCGCGCCCGTGGCGGCGCCGCGCCGCCCCGGTACCGCCGAACCCCTGGAGTGCCGCCGATGA